DNA sequence from the Candidatus Kaistella beijingensis genome:
GAAGAAGGTTTAGACCTTTTCATGAATCCAAGAAATACCGCATCTGGAAGTTTGAAAATTCAAGATTCGGGCGAAGTACGAAAACGTGGACTTTCCGCAGTTCTGTATCAGTTTATTTCTAATGAAGTTCCCGCAGCGACTCATTGGGAACTGCTTCACAAAGCAAAAAGTTGGGGCTTCAAAATTTCAGAACAGGCAAAATTGTGTTCAAACATGGATGAAGTGAAAGAATTCATCAGCTATTGGGATGAAAAACGACACCAACTTCCTTTTGAAATTGACGGAATTGTTTTAAAGGTAAATTCCATCAAACAGCAACAGCAATTGGGCTACACGGCGAAATCTCCACGTTGGGCGATGGCGTATAAATTCAAAGCTGAAAAAGTCGAAACTGAATTAGAGAAAGTAACTTACCAAATTGGAAGAACCGGCGCAATAACTCCGGTCGCCAATCTGAAACCTGTTTTATTGGCAGGAACTGTGGTGAAAAGGGCGAGTTTGCACAACGAAGACATCATCAAAAAACTGGGTCTGCACGAACATGATTTTGTATTTGTGGAAAAAGGCGGCGAAATTATTCCAAAGATTGTCGGCGTTAATTTAGAGAAAAGAGATCCTGAAAATCCGGAAATTCAATACATCAAAACTTGCCCTGAATGTGGAACTGAACTGGTGAAAATTGAAGATCAAGCGATACATTTTTGTCCGAACGAGTTGCATTGTCCGCCACAAGTTGTCGGCCGAATGATACATTATGTATCGAGAAAAGCTTTAAATATTGAAAATCTTGGTAGCGAAACCATCGAACAGCTTTACCGCGAAAAACTAGTGGAAAATCCGGCAGATTTCTATGCTTTGAAGAAAGAGCAACTGCTTCCTTTAGAAAGAATGGCAGAAAAATCGGCACAGAATATTATTGACGGAATTGAAAAGTCAAAAGAAGTTCCTTTTGAAAAAGTATTGTTCGGAATCGGCATCAAACATGTCGGAGAAACTGTTGCCAAGAAATTAGCCAAAAATTTTGAATCCATTGACGCGTTAAAAAATGCCACTGTGGAAGAACTCATCCAAGTAGAAGACATCGGCGGAAAAATTGCGGAAAGTATTGTAGCATTCTTTGAAAATTCGGAAAATCAGTTGATGATTGAAAGATTGAAGTCTTATGGCGTTCAATTAGAAAAAGGAGAAAGTACGAATGAAGTTTTAAGCAACGTTTTGGAAGGCAAAACATTTCTTTTTACGGGGAAACTTTCCCTTTTCACAAGGGAAACGGCGGAAGAAATGGTAGAAAAACACGGCGGAAAAAACATTTCGGCGGTTTCTAAAAACCTCAATTATTTGGTGGTGGGCGAAAAAGCAGGAAGCAAACTGAAAAAAGCGCAGGAAATTGGAACGATTGAGATTTTGGATGAGCAGCAGTTTTTGGATTTGATTTATGAGCAAGAAGGAGATGCGGTTGAATAGACGTCGTGAGTCAATTTGCTTTGCAGTGAGTTTTTTGGAATGAATTCACTCAATCTTGACAATAAATTTATATAGCATTTTAAATCTTTGTTTATTGAAAATATGTGTTAGCGGCTTTTTCTAGCTTAAAAAATTAGAAGTTTTAAGGTAATAAATCCTTGTTTTGCTTTGCGTTTTTATCTTTCTCATTAAATATCGCAACGATAAACAAAGAACCTTACAAGATAAGGTTGTTTTTAAGCCAAACCAAGGCGCTTCGCTTATCAAGGCAAAACACAGTTCTAAACTCGTAAATGACATAAAATAAAAGAAATAGATAATTTAAGAACCAAGCCACGAAGTGGCGAAATAAAATAGCAAAGGGTGAAGTCCTTTGAACTTTAAGACAAAATATATCAAAAGAGCCACGAAGTGGCGACATCAAATAATTAAAAAAAATAATGAAAATAAACCTTACCGCTAAAGCCCCAAAAACTATCAACCAAAAATTCTCATTCTACACTGAACAACTTTGGAAAAAAGACAAAAAGAATTACGGGAATAACATTGATTACTTGTTTTCAGGAAAAAAGAATGAAACCTTTATTTCCGTAGAAAATGATTCCATAAACTTCCTTATCGGTTTGGGCGAAAAACCCGAGAACTTTGAACTGCAGTCAGTTGCTTCAAAATTTTCTTACGACTTCAGAAAAAAGATTCAATCTGAAAACACAGAAATCAATTCGGAAAACTTTGATGCAGCACAAATTTTAGAATTGGTAAAAGGTTTATTTTTAGGAACTTATGAATATCCATTTAAAGAAGAACATCCGTTCTTTATGAAAGGTTTTAACTTGGTTTTAAATAAAGTTTCCGAAAAAGAATTAAAGGAAATAGAGCTCAAAACTTCCGCCATTTGCAAAGGTCAGTTTGCCTGTATGGAATGGCTCAACAAACCACAAAACTACAAACGGGTTCCGCAAATTTCTGAATTTTTGAGAGAAATTTCTAAGAAACACCAGTTCAAACTCACTGTTTTCGACAGTAAAAAATGTAAAGAATTGGGATTGGGCGCATTTCTGGCAGTCAATCAGGGAAGTTCACAGGAAGCGGCATTCACTATTTTGGAGTATCATTCAGGTGTAAAAAATGCTAAAACAGTCGGTTTGGTAGGAAAATGTGTTTTATTTGACACGGGCGGAATTTCCATTAAACCTTCCGATAATCTGCATTACATGAAATCCGACATGGGCGGCGCAACTGCCGTTATCGGAACTTTAATCGCAGCTGCTGAAATGAAACTTCCCGTCAACATCACTGCTATTTTACCGATTACCGATAATGCGGTTTCCAACAATGCCTATATTCCAAGCGACGTTATTACCGCCTACAACGGCAAAACGATCGAAATTCTCAACACCGACGCAGAAGGCAGAATGACACTTGCAGACGGACTCTCCTATCTTGCAAAAAATTACAGAACTGATGCGCTCATTGATTTGGCGACTTTGACAGGGAGTTCGGTGCGAATGTTCGGTTATACTTGTGGTGCTTATTTTTCCAATAATAACGACCTCAAAAAATCCCTTGAAATTTCTGGTGATAAAACCAATCAGCGACTTTGGAACCTTCCGCTTTGGGAGGTTTGGAAAGACGACTTTAAATCCGATGTTGCGGATTTCAAAAATATATCATCAAAACCTTTCGGAGATTGTATTGTAGCAGGAAAGTTTTTGGAACAGTTTATTGAGGACCATCCGAATTGGGCGCACCTCGATATTGCGGGAGTTGCGTTCGGAAACGTGCAGTATATGAAGGAAAAAGGCGCTACAGGATACGGCGTTCAACTTCTCATTAATTTTTTGGAAAATTTTCAATAAAAAATTAGTACAATCAAAAAATTCTCCCTATAATTGAAAGTAGATTTTCAAATCTGAACCATTTATTAAATTTTCGTATTGATTATTTATTAAAAATGTGTTTATTTTTTTGATAATTCATTAATTTTCAAAAAACATTATATGAAGGAGAAAACGATTGTCTGCATTTCATGCTACTATAAAGGATATGATTTTATGGACGAGATGAAGAAACTCGGCAATAAAGTCATCCTCATCACCTCGGAAAACATTAAGGAAAAAAATTGGCCGTGGCACGCGATTGACGAAGTTTTTTACATGCAGGAAGTAGAACCTTCCGTATGGAATCTCGACCATTTGGTGCAGGGATTTTCGCATCTGATGAAAACCCGGCAAGTTGACGCTGTCATTGCTTTGGACGATTACGATGTCGAGAAAGCCGCGCTTATTCGTGAAACTTTCCGAATACCGGGGATGGGACAAACTACGCACCGGTATTTCCGTGATAAATTGGCGATGCGTCAAATGGCGAAAGATTCTGGAATTGATGTTCCTGAATTCTCTTCCGTGTTCAACGATGAAATTTTAAATAAATTTACCGATAAAGTTCCTGCACCTTGGGTTTTAAAGCCTCGTTCCGAAGCATCTGCAACAGGAATCATCAAACTAAACTCCAAAGAGGACCTTTGGGAAGCCCTTGAAAAAACAGGCGAAGAACGCTATAAATTTTTGTTGGAAAGCTTCAAACCAGGCGACGTTTTCCACGTGGACAGCTTGGTTTACAATAAGGAGATTGTCTTTACTTCCGCATCGCAATATCTTTCTCCACCAATGCAGGTTTCACATGAAGGAGGGATTTTCCGTACGAAAACTTTGGGAAGATATTCCGATGAATTCAAGGCTTTAGAGGAAGGAAATGCAAAAGTTTTAACCAATTTCGGTTTGGTGAATGGAGCAACGCACACTGAATTTATCAGAGGAAAAGAGGATGGAAAATGGTATTTTCTAGAGACTTCCTCAAGAGTTGGTGGCGCTCACATTCCCGATTTGGTGGAAGCTTCAAGCGGAATCAATCTTTGGCACGAATGGGCAAGAATCGAGAATGCACTACTGAAAGACCTAAAATACGAAATCGCAAAACCTACAGGATTTTCTTCAGGTTTAATCATTGCCTTGGCGAAAGACCAACATCCTGATTACGAAGAATTCAACTGCGAGGAAGTGGTTAGATTTCTTCCGCTCGATTATCATGTTGGAATCGTGTATAAATCCGACAGCAAGGAAAGAATTCAACAACTTTTGGATGATGCCGCAGAAAAAATCAACGACCATTTTCTAAACATCATTCCACCTAAATCGAAACCGTCGGCGTAAAAATAAGTAATGGGTAATGAGTAATAAGCAATAAACTAATGGCTTGCAAACTGAAATTACTTTAAAAATATTCAATAACTTGAAACTT
Encoded proteins:
- the ligA gene encoding NAD-dependent DNA ligase LigA, whose amino-acid sequence is MSENIQKKIEDLRAELHQHNYNYYTLDEPTISDFEFDLKLKELQELEAKHPEFYDSNSPTLRVGGEITKNFPTVQHQFRMYSLDNSYDFNDLEDWEKRIEKTLNEQVEYVAELKYDGASISILYENGQLIEAVTRGDGFQGDEITANVRTISDIPMKLHGDFPENFYIRGEIYLTRRNFDKINERRAEEGLDLFMNPRNTASGSLKIQDSGEVRKRGLSAVLYQFISNEVPAATHWELLHKAKSWGFKISEQAKLCSNMDEVKEFISYWDEKRHQLPFEIDGIVLKVNSIKQQQQLGYTAKSPRWAMAYKFKAEKVETELEKVTYQIGRTGAITPVANLKPVLLAGTVVKRASLHNEDIIKKLGLHEHDFVFVEKGGEIIPKIVGVNLEKRDPENPEIQYIKTCPECGTELVKIEDQAIHFCPNELHCPPQVVGRMIHYVSRKALNIENLGSETIEQLYREKLVENPADFYALKKEQLLPLERMAEKSAQNIIDGIEKSKEVPFEKVLFGIGIKHVGETVAKKLAKNFESIDALKNATVEELIQVEDIGGKIAESIVAFFENSENQLMIERLKSYGVQLEKGESTNEVLSNVLEGKTFLFTGKLSLFTRETAEEMVEKHGGKNISAVSKNLNYLVVGEKAGSKLKKAQEIGTIEILDEQQFLDLIYEQEGDAVE
- a CDS encoding leucyl aminopeptidase family protein, which produces MKINLTAKAPKTINQKFSFYTEQLWKKDKKNYGNNIDYLFSGKKNETFISVENDSINFLIGLGEKPENFELQSVASKFSYDFRKKIQSENTEINSENFDAAQILELVKGLFLGTYEYPFKEEHPFFMKGFNLVLNKVSEKELKEIELKTSAICKGQFACMEWLNKPQNYKRVPQISEFLREISKKHQFKLTVFDSKKCKELGLGAFLAVNQGSSQEAAFTILEYHSGVKNAKTVGLVGKCVLFDTGGISIKPSDNLHYMKSDMGGATAVIGTLIAAAEMKLPVNITAILPITDNAVSNNAYIPSDVITAYNGKTIEILNTDAEGRMTLADGLSYLAKNYRTDALIDLATLTGSSVRMFGYTCGAYFSNNNDLKKSLEISGDKTNQRLWNLPLWEVWKDDFKSDVADFKNISSKPFGDCIVAGKFLEQFIEDHPNWAHLDIAGVAFGNVQYMKEKGATGYGVQLLINFLENFQ
- a CDS encoding ATP-grasp domain-containing protein; its protein translation is MKEKTIVCISCYYKGYDFMDEMKKLGNKVILITSENIKEKNWPWHAIDEVFYMQEVEPSVWNLDHLVQGFSHLMKTRQVDAVIALDDYDVEKAALIRETFRIPGMGQTTHRYFRDKLAMRQMAKDSGIDVPEFSSVFNDEILNKFTDKVPAPWVLKPRSEASATGIIKLNSKEDLWEALEKTGEERYKFLLESFKPGDVFHVDSLVYNKEIVFTSASQYLSPPMQVSHEGGIFRTKTLGRYSDEFKALEEGNAKVLTNFGLVNGATHTEFIRGKEDGKWYFLETSSRVGGAHIPDLVEASSGINLWHEWARIENALLKDLKYEIAKPTGFSSGLIIALAKDQHPDYEEFNCEEVVRFLPLDYHVGIVYKSDSKERIQQLLDDAAEKINDHFLNIIPPKSKPSA